The Streptomyces sp. YIM 121038 sequence ACGCTCCAACGCCGACGCCAGGCGCGGATCTCGGTGCAGGACGAGGAGAGCTTCTTCCTCGACACGCTGTCCGAGTACCAGTGGGCGCGAGACGTTGCAGGACTGGCTCCAACGACGCTCGACGGGCTGATCAAGCCGGTCATCGAGGTCTGCGAGTTCTACGGCACCGTGCCGTGGCATCTGACGCCCCGCGAGGTCGACCGGTACTTCGCCGGGCCGGGAAAACGGGCCCAGTCGACCCACCGGAACAAGATCAAAAAGATCGACGCGTACTACGCGTTCCTGGAGCAGCGGTACGCCGGCGAGATCATGCGCCGCTTCGGGGCCGCCGTCGAGTCACCGATCGACCCGTTCAACCGGCCACGCCACCGCGGAGACTTCGGGCTGCGCATCCCGCCCTCCCAGGCGGCGATGAAGGACTTCTTCGGCCGGTGGCGCGAGGACCTGCCGAACGCCAGGAAGTATGCGGTCGCCTGCCGCGACTACGTGATGACGAAGATCGCCTACCTCTCCGGCGTCCGTGCAGCGGAGCTGTGCGGGGTGTGCCTGGGCGACATCCACTGGGAGCACGGCCAGTGGGGCCGCTTCGTCGTCCTGGGTAAAGGTGCCCACGGTTCCGGGCCTCGGCCGCGGGAGGCGTACCTCTTCCAGGAGGGGCGTGCCCTGTTGTGGTGGTACATCGAGGAGATCCGGGGCGAGTTCGGCGACGACGCAGAGCACCCGCGGGCGCCACTGTGGCCCTCGGAGCGAAAGTCGAAGGCGATCGCCGACCTGAACGTGCCGATCGCGCCGGCGATCGTGGCGTCGACGTTCCAGAAGGCGCTGCACGCCGCCGCAGCCAACTACCTGACGGGCCCGGTCAACGACCTCTTTCCGCACCTGCTGCGCCATGCCTGCGCGACCCACAACTATGAGCGTGGGATGACACTTTGGGAGATCCAGAAGGTCCTCGGACACGACTGGGCAACTACGACACTTCGGTACATGGCGACTGCGCACGCTGACCCGGAGCTCGCGAATCTGGCGGCGAGCTCCCGGGCCGCCGAGCGACTGGTGATGGACAAGGGGAACCTTCGGTGAAGTGGAATCTACGGATGGTGGCCGCCCAGCGGGATCTGTGGCGGCCGACCGAGGTGCTCGCCGCCTTTCAGCAAGTCGGGTTCAACCCGTCGCTGAGCAAGGTGGCCGCGCTGTGGAACGGCACGCCGGTCACGGTGCGCCTCGATGACCTGGACAAGATGTGCGCCGCGCTGAACTGCACGGTCGCCGAACTGATGCAGGCCGAGCCTCTCGCGGCGGGCCAGGCCACGTCGGAAGTCGGGCAGCGCGCGGTCGGCGCCGAGGAACAGCCGTCGGCAGGCCCGGTTCGGCCCGTGCCCCGGGGCCGTCGTGGTGCGGGTCCGCGTTCGCTTCCGCCGAGCTGAGGGGCTGGCCGGTGGCGGTGAATCGTGGCGAGGGCCTGGCGCGGAGCTGCCCGGTGTGCCTGGGGTGGCTGGTGGTGCACTGGTACCGCGTGTGCGGCGGGTGCCGGACCTGGGTGCGGAGGTACCCCGAGCGCGGGGTGTGCCCGCGGTGCCGGCACGAGGCGCACCTCAATACGGACGGCCTGTGCAAGCCGTGCCTCGTAGCGATCCGTCTCGAGGAGGACGCCGAGTGGGCTCTGGGACTGGAGGAGGCGCGGCCGCGGCCGGTCCAGCTCACGGTCGGCGGTACGTACGGCGACCTTTCGGTGTCGTCTCGACCCCTGCGCCGCCCCACCAAGAACGGCTTGAGCGTGGGCAAGGAATGGTGGACCAAGCTCCGCCAGCAACGTGCCGTCCCTGCCGGTCCGCTGGTGCTGGAGCCGCAGGTCCAGGGCCAGATCCCGCTCTTCACGGTGCCACGGGTGCTGAGCGACGCCACAGCCACAGCAATCGCCGATCGGACGGTCGCCGGGTGGGAGGATGCCCGGCCGGTGATCGAGGCGATGCAGGCTGAGCACCGGTTGACCGTGGCCTGGCGCTGCAAGATCGGCGAGATGGTCCGCCTGGCCCTGGCCGTGCGTGAGGCAGAGGGCGCCGAGGGCCTTCCCGAGGCGATGCTGCGGGACCTGCCGGGCAACGGGGACGCGGTCCGCCTGATCCTGCTGCGGACCGGTCTTCTGGACGAGGCGCCCGAGCCCCTGCGCTTCTCTAGGACGAACCAGCTGACGAACACCCCGTACATCACCGCTCCGCCGCCGCTGCCGCCCCCGGCGCCACGCCAGTGCTCGGACTGCGACGCCTGGATTCCCGCCGGCCGACGGGCAGGGTTCGTCTGCGATCCGTGCCGGCACTGGCGGGAGCGGAACCGGCGGGGGCGGTGCTGCCGCTGTGGCCGCGACGGCCTGGCGCTGCGCGACGATCGCTGCCGCAGCTGCCACCCCTACCGGCTCCTCGACGAAGCCCGCCCCGCCACCCGGCGGTTCACGCAGCTGGTGATCTCGCTCCCGACCGGCAAGGGCGGGCCGTTCGAGGCGTTCCCGGTCGGCGACCCCGAAGTGCCGGACTACGACGAGCGACGGCCAGCACTGCACATGAGCCGCGGTCAGCGGGCGCTGTTCACGATCCGGCGGGACTGGGCACCGGTGCTGCAGCGGCTGCGGAGCGCGCCTACCGGCGAGCCGCCGCTGACCGAAGCCGCCCGCCGCATGGTCGAGGAGTTCACCCAGGCACGGCCGGGGCAGCGGCCGGACTACAAGAAGAACACCCGCACGCTCACGATCCTTCTGTACTGGCTCGGCGCCG is a genomic window containing:
- a CDS encoding site-specific integrase — its product is MDPADVSVETGLADVVTLQRRRQARISVQDEESFFLDTLSEYQWARDVAGLAPTTLDGLIKPVIEVCEFYGTVPWHLTPREVDRYFAGPGKRAQSTHRNKIKKIDAYYAFLEQRYAGEIMRRFGAAVESPIDPFNRPRHRGDFGLRIPPSQAAMKDFFGRWREDLPNARKYAVACRDYVMTKIAYLSGVRAAELCGVCLGDIHWEHGQWGRFVVLGKGAHGSGPRPREAYLFQEGRALLWWYIEEIRGEFGDDAEHPRAPLWPSERKSKAIADLNVPIAPAIVASTFQKALHAAAANYLTGPVNDLFPHLLRHACATHNYERGMTLWEIQKVLGHDWATTTLRYMATAHADPELANLAASSRAAERLVMDKGNLR
- a CDS encoding helix-turn-helix transcriptional regulator, producing MVAAQRDLWRPTEVLAAFQQVGFNPSLSKVAALWNGTPVTVRLDDLDKMCAALNCTVAELMQAEPLAAGQATSEVGQRAVGAEEQPSAGPVRPVPRGRRGAGPRSLPPS